The genomic segment CTGCTTTGGTTGTTTCTGTATTTTCAGAAGTATTTACATCTGATGAAGTTTGAGAAGACGTTTCTGTTTTGGTTTCTTGTGTTTGATTTGCTTGTTTTTCTGATGAGTTTTGACAAGAAAAAGTTAGAAAACCTAGACAAAGTAAAACTATTGAATGACGTAACATAAGTGATAAGCATTTTTTGGTGATATAATTTGAGAAAAAACTCACTTATCCCACCACAGAAGGCTCTCCTTTCACAAGAATAAACTCATTGAAGTTAGGCTCTTCTGTAATTTCTAAACGAATTTCTCCTACTTGTATGAGTTCTAAAATAGCCAAAAAATTAAATACCACCAAAACACGGTTGCCACTCTCTTTCAAGACTTCCACAAAATTTACTCTCCCAATCGTCTTGACTTTATTGATGACATAATCTCTTTGCCTATCTACGCTATACGGATAAGGTTTGATGTTGGTCATCTTAGGTTTCGAAAGTTCGTGTAGTTCCATTGCATTTTGAAAGGCTTTGAGAAGTTTGTACAAATCCACATCTTCCAAATCTACATCTTCTGGACGGACTTTATTGAGCGATTTGAGCTCGGAGATAATATTTCCCCTTGTTTCTCTTGCTAGAGCATCATCTTCCAAATTAGAAAGCTGTTCTATCACAGGGCGATAACGCTTGTATTCTAAAAGCTGCTGTACAAGTTCTTTTCTTGGGTCAATGATATTTCCTTCCTCATCTACCTGCTCACGAGGCAAAAGCATCTTTGCTTTAATCTGCATGAGCGTTGCAGCTACTACAATAAACTCGCTGGCAAGCTCAATATTCATTTTTTCTAGCGTACGGATATACTCCAAAAAGTCGGTCGTAACCTTCGTAATTGGAATATCATAAATATCTAATTCGTCTCTTTCAATAAAGAAAAGTAACAAATCAAATGCGCCTTCAAAAACTGGGATTTTTATTTCGTACATAAATGCAAATTTAGAATTGTGTAACAATCAGCGTAGCTAACTATGATTTTAGATTTAAGAATCTAACTGTGATTTTTTTAAGTATTCTAAATATCTTATACGTTTGAGCTTCCATTTTTGCCTAAAGAAATCAAATGTAGCCAACCACTCAGACTTTTTATCCAAATTGAATGGATCAAAGTGCATCTCATTCTCAAAATTTTGGTACTCTTCATACAAAATACACAAATTGCTATTTTTATCAATGAAAAACTTTGTAATCTTAGAGCCATCAGGAGGGAAAACGTTTATAAAATAATTCAAGACTTTACTTTTGAAATCTAAATTCCAAGGTATGATTGTGGTTCTTTTGTAGTTATCTCTAAACTCTACTCTAAGATATAGCTCTAGACCTAATTTCTTTTCTTTGTCAAGTTTAACATTCTTACCAACTTCTTCAAGTAGATAATAACCGTCCTGTGTTATTATTTCTTTTCTATTATACATCAAAACTCCAAATCTTCCTCATCAAACTCTAGTTTTTTATCACACTCAAAACAAAAAAGTTCTATTTTTTTGTCGTCTTCTACAAGCATTGTTTCTTGAAAGACAAGTTTTCCATCTTCTACTGAAAATAAATCAAACTGGTTGGGCTTAGTTACAAACTCGTGATTGCCACAGTTTTCACAAATATATTTTTCTGTTGTCATTGTATTGCTTTATGCCAAAGTTATAAAAATTCATTCTAAAGAATGAGTTACGTTGTTTCAAATGTACGCACAAAAAAGCGTATTACAGTAAAAATGAAATACGCTTTTTTGAAAATCAGAGCTGTCAAAATCACTTTTATTTCTGCACCAAAATTTTTCTATGAATAACTTGCTTTCCTATCTGAATTTTGATGTTGTATGTGCCTTGCTCTAATTTTTCAAGGTCGTATTTTATATTTTGTTCTCCTGCTTCAAATTTCTCTTCTGTTATTGTGTAGCTCTCAAAAGTTTGAAGGTTATGGATAGTTATTCTGACTTGTGCTGTTTCCTCTAAGCTAAAATCAATATTTACAATTTCTGAACTAGGATTGGGAAAGACATTTAGAGTTACTTCTTTTGGTTGTTTTTCTATTTTTTTCTCTTTAACTTCTTTCTTTTTAGTTGTGATAAGGATTACACCGTTTACTGCTCTGCTCCCCCAAATAGCTGTTGCTGCTGCTCCTTTTAATATCTCAATACTTTTTATATCCTTTGGTAAAATATTTTTCATTAACTCATTCGCTTCTGAGTATGGCACTCCATCTATTATATAAAAAGGATTATCAAATGATGATTGATAGTTTTGCACATCGATTGTGTTTTCTTCTATTGACTTTTCTTCTTTTTTTATATTGATTATAACTGCACCATTTTTTCC from the Bernardetia sp. genome contains:
- a CDS encoding segregation and condensation protein A; its protein translation is MYEIKIPVFEGAFDLLLFFIERDELDIYDIPITKVTTDFLEYIRTLEKMNIELASEFIVVAATLMQIKAKMLLPREQVDEEGNIIDPRKELVQQLLEYKRYRPVIEQLSNLEDDALARETRGNIISELKSLNKVRPEDVDLEDVDLYKLLKAFQNAMELHELSKPKMTNIKPYPYSVDRQRDYVINKVKTIGRVNFVEVLKESGNRVLVVFNFLAILELIQVGEIRLEITEEPNFNEFILVKGEPSVVG